In the Clostridia bacterium genome, one interval contains:
- a CDS encoding aldolase/citrate lyase family protein: MATSTQVNPRAGEAGRLGKDVRSDLHVLCEPRESGGITLEINSRVALYYGDAIEKQARQVLGELGITNVHLVINDAGALPFMIAARIEAAAHRAGLGLGRRALTEIASRRAPSAKDRLRRSRLYLPGSEPKYFINAGLHAPDAVILDLEDSVHHGEKDTSRVLVRNTLRSVDFGAAERMVRINQLPLGLDDLEEVIPEAPDLILIPKVETPEQVAEVDRSIRAICLREGIERPIWLMPILESALGIENAFAIATASDRVCALTIGLEDYTADLGVVKTATGAESLYARTRLVNAAKAAGLQAIDSVYGDVADLDGLRAWGENSRSLGFEGMGCIHPSQIPIIHAAFAPAEKEIEKALKIVAAFEDAQQRGLGVVSLGSKMIDSPVVNRALKLVVRARQMGLVKEA, encoded by the coding sequence ATGGCCACGTCAACCCAAGTGAATCCGCGCGCCGGAGAAGCCGGACGTCTCGGTAAAGACGTTCGTTCCGACCTGCACGTCCTCTGCGAACCGCGCGAGAGCGGCGGCATCACGCTGGAAATCAACTCGCGCGTTGCACTCTATTACGGCGACGCTATCGAGAAGCAGGCGCGCCAGGTGCTCGGTGAACTCGGCATCACGAACGTTCATCTCGTCATCAATGACGCCGGCGCGCTGCCGTTCATGATCGCCGCTCGCATTGAAGCCGCCGCGCATCGCGCCGGCTTGGGCCTTGGCCGCCGCGCGCTTACCGAGATAGCTTCGCGTCGCGCGCCTTCAGCGAAGGACCGCCTGCGCCGCTCGCGCCTGTATCTACCCGGCAGTGAGCCCAAGTACTTCATCAACGCCGGACTGCATGCGCCCGACGCCGTCATCCTCGACCTTGAAGATTCCGTGCATCACGGGGAGAAGGACACCTCGCGCGTGCTCGTGCGCAACACTCTGCGCTCCGTTGATTTCGGTGCGGCGGAGCGCATGGTGCGCATCAACCAGCTTCCGCTCGGCCTGGACGATCTGGAAGAGGTTATTCCCGAAGCGCCCGACCTCATCCTCATACCTAAGGTTGAGACGCCAGAGCAGGTCGCCGAAGTCGATCGCAGCATCCGCGCCATCTGCTTGCGAGAAGGCATCGAGCGCCCCATCTGGCTCATGCCGATTCTCGAATCCGCACTCGGCATCGAGAACGCTTTCGCCATTGCGACGGCAAGCGACCGCGTCTGCGCGCTCACCATCGGCCTGGAGGATTACACCGCCGACCTCGGAGTAGTGAAGACCGCGACCGGCGCCGAGTCGCTTTACGCGCGCACACGCCTCGTCAACGCCGCGAAAGCCGCTGGCCTGCAGGCTATCGACTCGGTGTACGGCGACGTTGCCGATCTGGACGGACTCCGCGCGTGGGGCGAGAACTCTCGGAGCCTCGGTTTCGAAGGGATGGGCTGCATCCATCCTTCACAGATTCCGATCATCCACGCGGCCTTCGCTCCAGCAGAAAAGGAAATTGAGAAGGCGCTAAAGATCGTCGCAGCATTTGAAGACGCGCAGCAGCGCGGACTCGGCGTCGTCTCGCTGGGCAGCAAGATGATCGATTCGCCTGTCGTTAACCGCGCGCTCAAGCTTGTCGTGCGTGCGCGTCAGATGGGATTAGTCAAGGAAGCGTAA
- a CDS encoding acyltransferase family protein, with product MSETLSDAKVQSHSGLHFRRVMASEKVSDTNNQRHLGFDLLRVVATYMVIQIHTGEFYYIGSGGTVLNTPSAYWVGWLNSLFRVSVPLFVMLSGFFLFPVNDEKKFFRKRFSRVLVPFVVWCALYAFYFYFRGSVTLTGALIDILKIPINFGTEIGHLWFVYMLLGIYLFAPVISPWVQSASRRSMEVFLSLWGLTLTAPYIHLYFPEIWGEAYWNRTPMLYYFSGFIGYAVMAAYIKRFLMRRAAMHSIVGVALIVVGYAITASGFLQRLPVEHSVSSLELTWGFETINVAMMTVGVFLLFKNIQAANGASAFWKLVRDISPRTYGMYLAHIMVLNAAYGLLDQHLGSAAIKLPAIALVSFAGTYMLVRALSFFPRSKWILG from the coding sequence ATGTCTGAAACGCTAAGCGATGCGAAGGTCCAGAGCCATTCCGGATTACATTTCCGGCGAGTCATGGCTTCTGAAAAGGTCAGCGATACGAACAACCAAAGGCACCTCGGCTTCGATCTCCTGCGGGTCGTGGCCACGTATATGGTTATTCAGATCCATACGGGAGAGTTCTACTACATTGGGAGCGGCGGCACCGTCCTCAACACTCCAAGCGCGTACTGGGTAGGATGGCTGAATTCGTTGTTTCGTGTGTCTGTCCCGCTGTTCGTGATGCTTTCGGGCTTCTTTCTGTTTCCGGTAAATGACGAAAAGAAATTCTTCCGAAAGCGCTTCAGTAGGGTGTTAGTGCCGTTTGTCGTCTGGTGTGCGCTCTATGCCTTCTATTTTTATTTCCGGGGCAGCGTAACGCTCACTGGCGCATTGATCGACATCCTCAAGATCCCAATAAACTTTGGCACGGAAATAGGGCATCTCTGGTTTGTATACATGCTGCTCGGGATCTACCTGTTCGCGCCTGTGATCTCGCCCTGGGTTCAATCCGCCAGCCGCAGGAGTATGGAGGTCTTCCTCAGCCTTTGGGGACTTACGCTGACGGCTCCGTACATCCATCTCTATTTCCCGGAAATTTGGGGGGAGGCGTATTGGAATCGAACCCCGATGCTTTACTACTTTTCCGGATTCATCGGCTACGCGGTCATGGCGGCCTACATCAAGCGCTTCCTGATGCGGCGCGCGGCGATGCACTCCATCGTGGGCGTGGCATTGATCGTGGTTGGCTACGCGATCACGGCTTCGGGATTCTTACAAAGGCTCCCGGTGGAGCACTCTGTGAGCAGCCTGGAACTTACGTGGGGATTCGAGACGATCAACGTCGCCATGATGACCGTCGGCGTATTCCTTCTGTTCAAGAATATCCAGGCTGCCAACGGCGCCTCGGCGTTCTGGAAACTTGTTCGCGACATATCTCCAAGAACCTACGGTATGTATCTTGCACATATCATGGTCCTGAACGCAGCCTATGGCTTGTTGGATCAACACCTTGGTAGCGCGGCCATCAAATTGCCAGCGATAGCACTCGTAAGCTTTGCCGGCACATACATGTTGGTGAGGGCTCTATCGTTCTTTCCAAGGAGCAAATGGATCTTGGGCTAG
- a CDS encoding prolyl oligopeptidase family serine peptidase, with amino-acid sequence MRIARRLLFVIVLLVVAGYSQTTYQKPPKEILDVLNAPPTPTGVLSPSQAQMILAQGVRYPAVAELAQPMLRLAGIRINPATNGLHLSPRFVGYTLKWLADGHEVKVAVPVDANMSAPRWSPDGKQFLFTNTSKTAVELWIGDAATGKIRPAKGLRLSAVTDDVAQWMPDSKTVLVKMVPADRGAAPAKAGAPVGPNVQESTGNAAPAPTYQDMLQNAYDEAQFDYYATAQLASVDSTTLKATPIGKPAIYLEVTPSPDGQHLLLERVHRPYSYLHPAEDFPKDVEVWDRTGKLQYTVAKLPLQDNVPIDGVATGPRRYAWRPNQAATLYWAEALDEGNPKKKVPHRDRLAMLKAPFSGAPIEIIKIENRLMNIAWGESAGVFVTDYERDKRWVRTMLVDPEKPASEPKLLWSRSNQDRYNDKGTPLTRPLANGFPAVVQDGDSIFLAGVGASQDGDRPFLDRFSVTTLELKRLFRSEAEGYEAVVALLSGDGTRFLTLKESLMTPPNYYVRTATEAKAVTNFSDPTPQIRQIKKQRVTYKREDGVQLSFTLYLPPNYKEGTRLPTIVWAYPLEYNDAGTAGQVSGSTQRFTTLVGISHLFLVLQGYAVLDNAAMPVIGAPETVNNTFVQQILADAKAAIDKAVEMGVTDSNRVGVGGHSYGAFMTANLLAHSDLFKAGVARSGAYNRTLTPFGFQSERRTFWEAKDTYLTMSPFLVADKIRTPILLIHGEADNNTGTFPIQSDRMYQAIRGNGGTVRYVTLPFESHGYSARESTEHTLWEMITWFDKWVKNAPEKTLATGK; translated from the coding sequence ATGCGCATCGCTCGCCGACTGCTCTTCGTCATAGTCCTGCTTGTCGTTGCAGGGTATTCGCAGACGACATACCAGAAACCACCGAAGGAAATCCTGGATGTACTGAACGCGCCTCCTACCCCGACCGGCGTGCTGAGCCCGTCGCAAGCGCAGATGATTTTGGCGCAAGGGGTTCGCTATCCCGCTGTTGCGGAACTGGCGCAACCGATGCTGAGACTAGCCGGAATCCGCATAAACCCTGCGACGAACGGACTACATCTTTCGCCACGTTTCGTCGGATACACGCTCAAATGGTTGGCGGACGGACACGAGGTGAAGGTGGCGGTTCCGGTAGACGCGAACATGAGCGCTCCACGATGGAGTCCCGATGGGAAGCAGTTCCTCTTCACGAACACTTCCAAAACCGCCGTTGAGTTGTGGATTGGTGACGCAGCCACGGGCAAGATACGCCCGGCGAAAGGCTTGCGCCTCAGCGCGGTAACGGACGATGTGGCGCAGTGGATGCCGGACAGCAAAACGGTGCTGGTGAAGATGGTTCCGGCAGACCGTGGCGCGGCTCCAGCGAAAGCAGGCGCGCCAGTTGGCCCTAATGTGCAGGAGAGCACAGGCAACGCAGCTCCGGCACCGACCTATCAGGACATGTTGCAGAACGCATACGACGAAGCGCAGTTCGATTATTACGCGACGGCGCAACTGGCCAGTGTGGACTCGACGACGTTGAAGGCGACCCCAATCGGGAAACCGGCGATTTACCTGGAAGTGACGCCCTCTCCCGACGGCCAGCATTTGTTGCTGGAGCGCGTGCACCGGCCCTATTCGTATCTGCATCCGGCCGAGGATTTCCCGAAGGATGTGGAGGTTTGGGATCGCACCGGCAAATTGCAATACACGGTCGCGAAACTTCCATTGCAGGACAACGTTCCCATTGACGGCGTTGCGACTGGACCTCGTAGATACGCGTGGCGTCCGAACCAGGCCGCAACACTCTACTGGGCAGAGGCGCTGGACGAAGGCAATCCGAAGAAAAAGGTGCCACATCGCGACCGACTGGCAATGCTGAAAGCACCGTTCTCGGGCGCTCCTATAGAGATAATCAAAATCGAAAACCGTTTGATGAACATTGCCTGGGGCGAGAGCGCGGGCGTATTCGTGACGGACTACGAGCGCGACAAGCGCTGGGTCCGCACGATGCTGGTCGATCCCGAGAAACCCGCCAGCGAGCCGAAGTTGTTATGGAGCCGCAGCAACCAAGATCGCTATAACGATAAGGGCACGCCGTTGACGCGTCCGTTGGCCAACGGATTCCCCGCGGTCGTGCAGGACGGGGATTCGATTTTCCTGGCTGGAGTCGGAGCTTCGCAGGATGGCGACCGTCCCTTCCTCGACAGGTTCAGCGTGACGACGCTGGAGTTGAAGCGTTTATTCCGCAGCGAGGCGGAAGGCTATGAAGCGGTTGTCGCGTTGCTGTCTGGCGACGGTACGCGATTCCTGACGCTGAAGGAATCACTGATGACTCCGCCGAACTACTACGTTCGCACGGCAACAGAGGCGAAAGCGGTTACGAACTTCTCCGATCCGACACCGCAGATCCGCCAGATCAAGAAGCAACGTGTAACTTACAAGCGCGAAGATGGCGTGCAACTGTCGTTCACGCTCTATCTGCCGCCGAATTACAAAGAGGGCACGCGGCTTCCGACCATCGTGTGGGCGTATCCGCTGGAGTACAACGACGCTGGAACGGCGGGACAGGTGAGCGGCTCGACACAGCGCTTTACGACGCTGGTTGGCATTTCGCATCTTTTCCTTGTGCTTCAAGGCTACGCTGTGCTGGACAACGCGGCGATGCCGGTGATCGGGGCTCCGGAGACGGTCAATAACACATTCGTGCAGCAGATCCTGGCCGACGCAAAGGCCGCGATCGACAAGGCTGTCGAGATGGGCGTAACCGATTCCAATCGCGTGGGAGTTGGAGGGCACAGCTATGGTGCCTTTATGACGGCAAACCTGCTCGCTCACAGCGACCTGTTCAAGGCGGGCGTAGCGCGCAGTGGCGCGTATAACCGCACGCTCACTCCGTTCGGATTCCAGAGCGAGCGGCGCACTTTCTGGGAGGCGAAGGATACGTACCTGACGATGTCTCCATTTCTCGTGGCGGACAAAATCAGGACGCCCATCCTGCTGATTCATGGCGAGGCCGATAACAATACGGGAACGTTCCCCATTCAATCGGATCGCATGTACCAGGCGATTCGCGGCAATGGCGGCACGGTGCGCTATGTGACGCTGCCATTCGAGTCGCACGGATACTCGGCGCGTGAGAGCACAGAACATACCCTGTGGGAGATGATCACCTGGTTCGACAAGTGGGTGAAGAATGCTCCGGAGAAAACACTAGCCACCGGTAAGTAG
- a CDS encoding citrate lyase subunit alpha has protein sequence MVRNAAGRHVPTHVNGLDQVPFKGVDQHRPEGRKAAPPIPTNIDYPEHGDKRVPDIETALRKCGLSDGMTISSHHHLRDGDRVALQALDAAARIGVKDLRWFPSASFPCHAPVIDLMKSGVVHHIEGSMNGPLGDYCTQGNMRGFGVLRSHGGRWQAIQDGEVHIDVAVIAAPTADPFGNANGSHGPSACGSIGFALGDSIYADKVIVVTDNLVPFPCVPWQIQGNNVDYVVEVPSIGDPAKIVSGTTQITRSPDRLRIAEMVARFLKVTGIMRDGFSFQAGAGGIALAFVQYLSQLMREANVKASFVRGGSTKYLVQMLQEGLTGYILDGQTFDLDAVKSIASDPRHLPTSPFTSYNFHGKGNFAGIVDAVVLGATEVDVNFNGNVVTHSDGRLLHGIGGWQNCLYSGCTILAIPAFRDRIPSIVDEVTTLTGPGELIDVVATERGIAINPRRQDLIDACKGSGLPIRKIEELKEEIDKICGGAPRKPERSNEPVAVVKWVDGTVLDTVYKTV, from the coding sequence ATGGTCCGCAATGCTGCAGGACGCCACGTGCCCACGCACGTTAACGGACTCGATCAGGTCCCGTTTAAAGGCGTCGACCAGCACCGTCCCGAGGGCCGCAAAGCCGCTCCGCCGATCCCAACCAACATCGATTATCCGGAACACGGCGACAAGCGCGTGCCTGATATTGAAACCGCGCTTCGCAAATGCGGCCTCAGCGACGGCATGACGATTTCGTCGCACCATCACCTGCGCGATGGAGACCGCGTTGCCCTACAAGCGCTGGACGCAGCCGCACGCATCGGCGTGAAGGACCTGCGCTGGTTCCCGAGCGCATCGTTCCCATGCCACGCGCCCGTCATCGATCTCATGAAGAGCGGCGTCGTTCACCATATCGAAGGCTCCATGAACGGCCCGCTCGGCGATTACTGCACACAGGGAAACATGCGTGGCTTCGGCGTGCTTCGCTCGCATGGCGGACGTTGGCAAGCGATCCAGGATGGCGAAGTGCACATAGATGTTGCCGTCATCGCCGCGCCTACGGCTGACCCTTTCGGCAACGCCAACGGTTCGCACGGACCCTCGGCCTGCGGCTCGATCGGTTTCGCGCTTGGCGATTCGATTTACGCCGACAAGGTCATCGTGGTCACCGACAACCTCGTTCCGTTCCCGTGTGTTCCGTGGCAGATTCAGGGCAACAATGTCGATTACGTAGTCGAAGTGCCGTCCATCGGCGACCCGGCAAAGATCGTCTCCGGAACAACGCAGATCACGCGCTCGCCCGACCGGTTGCGCATAGCCGAAATGGTGGCGCGTTTCCTGAAGGTCACGGGCATCATGCGCGACGGCTTCTCGTTCCAGGCCGGCGCGGGCGGTATCGCTCTCGCCTTCGTGCAGTACCTCTCGCAACTCATGCGTGAAGCCAACGTGAAGGCCAGCTTCGTTCGCGGCGGCTCCACCAAGTATCTCGTCCAGATGTTGCAGGAAGGTCTCACCGGCTACATCCTCGACGGCCAGACGTTCGACCTCGACGCCGTCAAGTCCATCGCCTCCGATCCGCGGCACCTGCCCACGTCTCCGTTCACGTCCTACAATTTTCATGGCAAGGGAAACTTTGCCGGCATCGTTGACGCCGTCGTTCTCGGCGCAACCGAAGTTGACGTCAATTTCAACGGCAACGTCGTCACGCACTCAGACGGACGGCTGCTCCACGGCATTGGTGGCTGGCAGAACTGCCTATACTCGGGCTGCACGATCCTTGCGATTCCCGCTTTCCGCGATCGCATCCCCAGCATCGTCGATGAAGTCACTACGCTCACCGGCCCCGGCGAGTTGATCGACGTCGTCGCCACCGAGCGCGGCATTGCCATTAACCCACGCCGTCAGGATCTCATCGACGCTTGCAAGGGCAGCGGCCTCCCGATACGCAAGATCGAGGAACTTAAAGAAGAGATCGACAAAATCTGTGGCGGCGCGCCTCGCAAGCCCGAACGCAGCAACGAACCCGTTGCAGTTGTGAAATGGGTGGACGGCACGGTACTAGACACGGTTTACAAAACCGTCTAA
- a CDS encoding carboxypeptidase regulatory-like domain-containing protein, whose amino-acid sequence MKKLVWLLVALLLVASAVAQETTAGIQGTVKDPTGAVVSKATVEVAGPALIGTKKVETDNSGYFRFANLPPGEYTITTTAAGFRTSKLAGIKLEVGKLPTIDLKLEVGGNEQVVEVSGEAPIVDVAQSKVQTNVTSDIIAGIPKGRSFQSVIQFAPGARNEPLQADRATGIAGYQIDGASGSENSFLMEGQETSDVQTGQTRTNAPFEFIQEVQVKTSGFEAEYGGALGGVVNVIQKRGSNAWHGSIFSYYAGDIFNSAPNRYTRYTDSDNEVDPISKPGCVASNTCRLGGPFEYVQPKKDHRRTIEPGFEVGGYLVKDRIWAFASAVPRIDRITRTVKMDAGERKFFNNEETYYSLARLDALVTSKIRVFGSWQYSYDRNSGISMPNADDAFGKSNDLASANPDDYNSGIGNVQPNIIFNTGADITLTNNLIATTRFGRFYSDYQDRGLPTGVRYRWRDSNYISGIAYGALSSIGIEALDGTPIPDDFAMTRGFNSMGVNLQTLYDKFQRKSFTQDLAWFKKGFFGTHNVKGGYAQNRLSNSTINGYITSQAYLAYGRPYTVLPSNKSVCQAITAGNVAQGWNPGGDAAGNSCQGLWGTVNFREYGLVGSASSANHALYLQDAWTIGKGITLNIGVRADKEAVPSYNSAPGIAFGFSDKIAPRLGGSWDVLQNGKFKVYGSFGYFFDIMKYEMPRGSFGGDYWHDCVYAMDDPDYTKYVPTRGANGHFCNPTGGANFVGGDPAGLRFIENKDFRTSSNDPTNVRIDPNLEPMKQHEMVFGADYAITPVIGLETRYSRKRLDQTIEDAGLLTAAGEQFYIINPGTGINRQPVDSINCVNCPVQPKAVRNYDALEIRLTKRASDKWFGSLSYTYSKLSGNYSGLSSTDTADSSTGRSSPNVERAFDEPWMQFDSYGRVIDGPLATDRPNTFKAYGWYHLKWWGNHESLIGLTQQWYQGTPLTTYFDAYGANQYPEGRGMFVPATRTSGTGVVTFGKPVKLRTPMFSQLDLNFVQDFHISKTNENLKLGFEANVTNVFNQHSVLSTDTNLFSTGSLQPTAGLTAHCQISPLPTDCAGVDYKSLMTGFNWQAQANSLEPTTVLNSQYGAANLFQVGRTMRFKVRFSF is encoded by the coding sequence ATGAAGAAACTCGTATGGCTCCTGGTAGCTCTGTTGCTCGTTGCGAGCGCAGTTGCCCAGGAAACCACCGCCGGCATTCAGGGTACTGTGAAGGACCCAACCGGCGCTGTGGTGTCCAAGGCTACAGTCGAAGTGGCAGGCCCTGCACTCATCGGCACTAAGAAGGTTGAAACCGACAATAGCGGTTATTTCCGTTTTGCCAACCTGCCCCCGGGCGAATACACCATCACGACAACAGCAGCGGGTTTCCGCACCAGCAAACTTGCTGGTATTAAATTGGAAGTCGGTAAGCTCCCCACGATCGATTTGAAGCTTGAAGTCGGCGGCAACGAGCAGGTAGTTGAGGTTTCGGGCGAAGCCCCGATCGTCGACGTTGCCCAGTCCAAGGTTCAGACCAACGTAACTTCCGACATCATCGCCGGCATTCCGAAGGGCCGTTCGTTCCAGTCGGTTATTCAGTTTGCTCCTGGCGCCCGCAACGAGCCTTTGCAGGCCGATCGCGCGACCGGCATCGCCGGTTACCAGATCGATGGTGCTTCGGGCTCGGAAAACTCATTCTTGATGGAAGGTCAGGAAACCAGCGACGTTCAGACTGGTCAGACCAGAACCAACGCTCCGTTCGAGTTCATCCAGGAAGTCCAGGTCAAGACCTCTGGCTTTGAGGCTGAGTACGGCGGCGCACTCGGCGGCGTGGTGAATGTCATTCAGAAGCGCGGCAGCAATGCGTGGCACGGCAGCATTTTCAGCTATTATGCCGGCGACATCTTCAATTCCGCGCCCAATCGTTATACCCGTTACACAGACTCGGATAACGAAGTCGATCCCATCAGCAAACCTGGTTGTGTAGCCTCTAACACCTGCCGTCTCGGCGGGCCGTTCGAGTACGTGCAGCCCAAGAAGGATCACCGGCGCACAATTGAGCCCGGCTTCGAAGTAGGCGGCTACCTTGTGAAGGATCGTATCTGGGCATTTGCCAGTGCGGTTCCGCGCATCGACCGAATCACCCGCACGGTGAAGATGGACGCGGGAGAACGCAAGTTCTTCAACAACGAAGAAACCTACTACTCGCTTGCTCGTCTTGATGCACTGGTTACGTCCAAGATCCGCGTGTTTGGATCGTGGCAGTATTCGTATGACCGCAATAGCGGCATCAGCATGCCAAATGCTGACGATGCTTTCGGCAAGTCCAACGACTTAGCAAGCGCGAATCCTGACGATTACAATTCCGGGATCGGCAACGTCCAGCCGAATATCATCTTCAACACCGGCGCGGACATTACGCTTACCAACAACTTGATTGCAACCACGCGCTTTGGGCGCTTCTACAGCGATTATCAGGATCGTGGTCTACCAACCGGTGTCCGCTACCGCTGGAGAGACTCAAACTACATCTCCGGAATAGCTTATGGCGCTCTTTCGAGCATCGGCATTGAAGCTCTGGACGGCACTCCAATTCCGGACGACTTCGCGATGACCCGCGGCTTCAACAGCATGGGCGTCAATTTGCAGACCCTCTACGATAAGTTCCAGCGCAAATCGTTCACACAGGATCTTGCCTGGTTCAAGAAGGGTTTCTTCGGCACGCACAACGTAAAGGGCGGGTATGCGCAGAACCGTCTCAGCAACAGCACCATAAATGGTTACATCACCTCGCAAGCTTATCTGGCGTACGGCAGGCCGTATACCGTTCTTCCTTCCAATAAGTCAGTATGTCAGGCCATCACGGCTGGAAACGTAGCCCAAGGTTGGAATCCTGGCGGCGACGCCGCGGGCAATTCGTGCCAGGGACTCTGGGGTACCGTTAACTTCCGTGAATACGGTCTGGTCGGATCGGCTAGCAGCGCCAACCACGCGCTTTACCTGCAGGACGCCTGGACGATCGGCAAAGGCATCACGCTGAACATCGGTGTCCGCGCAGACAAGGAAGCAGTTCCTTCCTACAATTCCGCCCCCGGAATCGCCTTCGGCTTCAGCGACAAGATCGCTCCTCGCCTGGGTGGATCATGGGATGTGTTACAGAACGGTAAGTTCAAGGTATACGGCAGCTTCGGTTACTTCTTCGACATCATGAAGTATGAAATGCCGCGCGGTTCTTTCGGTGGCGACTACTGGCATGATTGCGTATATGCCATGGACGACCCGGACTACACGAAGTACGTGCCTACCCGCGGGGCCAATGGTCACTTCTGCAATCCGACAGGTGGCGCCAACTTTGTTGGTGGCGATCCGGCCGGCCTGCGTTTCATCGAAAACAAGGATTTCCGGACCTCGTCCAACGATCCTACCAACGTCCGTATCGATCCGAACCTGGAGCCGATGAAGCAGCACGAAATGGTGTTTGGTGCTGACTACGCCATCACACCCGTGATCGGACTCGAAACCCGTTACTCGCGCAAGCGCCTTGACCAGACCATCGAAGATGCTGGCCTGCTCACGGCTGCCGGCGAGCAGTTCTATATCATCAACCCCGGCACCGGAATCAACAGGCAGCCGGTTGATTCTATTAACTGCGTAAATTGCCCGGTTCAGCCCAAGGCAGTCCGTAACTACGACGCCCTGGAAATCCGACTCACGAAGCGCGCTTCCGACAAGTGGTTCGGCAGCTTGTCCTACACGTACAGCAAACTGTCCGGCAACTACAGCGGTCTGTCTTCGACCGATACGGCGGACAGCTCGACCGGTCGTTCGTCGCCGAACGTTGAACGCGCCTTCGACGAGCCATGGATGCAGTTCGATTCTTACGGACGCGTCATCGATGGCCCGCTCGCAACCGATCGTCCTAACACCTTCAAGGCCTATGGCTGGTATCACCTGAAGTGGTGGGGCAATCACGAAAGCCTGATCGGCTTGACCCAGCAGTGGTACCAGGGCACGCCGCTGACGACCTACTTCGACGCTTACGGTGCTAACCAGTATCCGGAAGGTCGCGGCATGTTCGTCCCGGCGACTCGTACTTCCGGCACCGGCGTGGTCACTTTTGGTAAGCCCGTGAAGCTTCGCACCCCGATGTTCAGCCAGCTTGACCTGAACTTTGTTCAGGATTTCCACATCAGCAAGACGAATGAGAACCTGAAGCTCGGCTTTGAAGCGAACGTAACGAACGTCTTCAACCAGCACTCAGTTCTCAGCACCGATACAAACCTGTTCAGCACCGGTTCACTACAGCCGACTGCTGGCCTTACCGCTCATTGCCAGATCAGCCCATTGCCTACAGATTGTGCGGGTGTGGACTATAAGAGCCTGATGACGGGCTTCAACTGGCAGGCCCAGGCAAACAGCCTGGAACCAACGACTGTCTTGAATTCGCAGTACGGCGCAGCCAACCTGTTCCAGGTCGGCCGTACGATGCGCTTCAAGGTACGTTTCAGCTTCTAA
- a CDS encoding isocitrate/isopropylmalate family dehydrogenase, with protein MPKYTVVSMPGDGIGNQVLPEAIRVLNTVGFDADYVHGDIGWESWRKEGNPLPDRTIELLRKHKLGLFGAITSKPKKAAEAELNPELRGKVSYFSPIVSMRQIFNLDICMRPCIGFPGNPLNFIRKKSDGGFEEPRVNVVVFRQNTEGLYAGVEWTNPPEQVRAALATHPKFKAFADVKGEDLAISVRIITRTNARRICNAAFEYAQKYGYKSVTICEKPNVLRETSGMMEDVAKEVSKNYPGISLWSTNIDAQTMWLTKNPEEYGVIVASNLFGDVISDAFAGLIGGLGFAASGNIGEEVAVFEPTHGSAPKYAELDPPIVNPIAMILSAVMMLDHVGEHDKADRIRRAIADVVAEGKVRTYDMMRISGGAKSIASGAASTTQMTDAILAKLESAKATKA; from the coding sequence ATGCCTAAGTACACAGTCGTTAGCATGCCGGGCGACGGCATCGGAAACCAGGTTTTGCCCGAGGCGATTCGCGTCCTCAACACCGTCGGCTTTGACGCCGATTATGTTCACGGCGACATCGGCTGGGAGTCATGGCGCAAGGAAGGGAACCCGCTTCCCGACCGCACCATTGAACTGCTGCGGAAGCACAAGCTCGGCCTTTTTGGCGCCATCACCTCGAAGCCGAAGAAGGCCGCCGAAGCCGAACTCAACCCGGAACTGCGGGGCAAGGTTTCGTACTTCAGTCCCATTGTCAGCATGCGTCAGATTTTCAATCTAGACATCTGCATGCGCCCCTGCATTGGATTCCCCGGCAATCCTCTGAACTTCATTCGCAAAAAGTCCGACGGAGGATTCGAAGAGCCGCGCGTCAATGTTGTTGTCTTCCGCCAGAACACGGAAGGCCTCTACGCCGGCGTCGAGTGGACGAACCCGCCCGAGCAGGTTCGCGCAGCACTCGCAACTCACCCCAAGTTCAAGGCCTTCGCCGACGTGAAAGGTGAAGATCTCGCCATCTCCGTGCGCATCATTACCCGCACGAACGCGCGACGCATCTGCAATGCCGCATTTGAATACGCTCAGAAGTACGGCTACAAGTCGGTGACTATTTGCGAAAAGCCCAACGTGCTGCGTGAAACCAGCGGCATGATGGAAGACGTCGCCAAGGAAGTCAGCAAAAATTATCCCGGCATCTCTCTCTGGTCCACGAACATCGACGCGCAGACGATGTGGCTCACAAAGAACCCGGAGGAGTACGGCGTCATCGTGGCCTCCAACCTCTTTGGTGATGTCATCTCCGACGCCTTCGCCGGCCTTATTGGCGGACTCGGATTTGCCGCCAGCGGCAACATCGGCGAGGAAGTCGCTGTCTTCGAACCGACGCATGGCTCCGCGCCCAAGTACGCCGAGCTCGATCCGCCGATCGTGAACCCGATTGCGATGATCCTGTCGGCGGTCATGATGCTCGACCACGTCGGCGAACACGACAAGGCCGACCGTATCCGCCGCGCCATTGCCGATGTCGTGGCCGAAGGCAAGGTACGCACCTATGACATGATGCGCATCTCGGGTGGCGCAAAGTCGATTGCGAGCGGCGCAGCCTCAACGACGCAGATGACCGATGCCATTCTCGCAAAGCTCGAAAGCGCGAAGGCAACAAAGGCGTAG